The region agaaattttttttatttatactaattaaaagagagagaaaaatattaaaagagaaaaatattttttgtattttttcttccaattttatcctttatcaattattaaattaaaaaaaaatacaaaaaaactcatTTATTAATTATGTAACCTCCATGAACACTACAAATAACTTCCTCCAACACATCAACTATACTAAATACTTCCTCCTACACCACTAATATGATAACTGtatatttcaaaaataaaaacatttctttctttctctctctttctttttctctcCACGCCAAAGTTAGGAGAAAATTCATAACCATACCAACCCACATTTGCCTCCTTCCTCTTTTACTATATCTCTCTCTTCCATAACCAAATAATTTTCTCAAATTCATTTTGAAATAAGAGGTACGagtgtgtttgaaatgaattgaATCTTAATTTCAGTGGATCGCTTCTACGAAAATTGTTCATTGATTTAACTTTTTGATATATGGAGGATTATGTGGTTTAGGTTTTGATTTCTATTACTCTTTTTCTGTGTTTTATCACTTACTTAATTTGGCCTAAAACGGATTGCAGTGTCTGTTTGAATGGATGGATTGAGTGATGGGTGTTATAGTAAGATGTGTGAGGTTAGAGATAGTTGTTCTTATTGTCTAAGGTGAAACACAATGATGTATTTCTAAATATGAAGGATATGTCATCAAATCAACTTCCATTGTTGAATTTTTGACTTAATTAATGGTAATTGTGAAATACGCAGAAATCAATTGAATATTCATGTAGCTTTTATAAGGACTGAAGTTATACTATGGATATTTTGTTGCAAAAAATGTCATGGATTGTGTAAAATATGATATCTTTTTGTCATaatcttgatctgattataattATAAGGATTCATTGTAGGTCTATTTCTTATGTCCTTAACTGACTTGCTCAATATTTATCTGTTGCAGGGAGATGTTTTGAAAGTGAAAGTAAACAAATTAACATCAATAAAGACCCAACTCCCATACTCATATTATTCACTTCCTTATCCTGCACCCAAAAAATACAAGATAGTGCAGAAAATCTTGGGGAAGTGCTTCGCGTTGACCGCATTGAAAATTCACTCTATGTGGTCAGTTTCACATGTTTATTCTTGAATCTTTATCAATTTATAAGAAAGGAATTCTTAATAAAATATATAGATTTGGAAATATTTAACCTCGAATTGGTTAGCCACCATGTTGAAAGGGTAGTTAGTTAATGGATAATCACtctttaattaatttaattaattatatttaattgATTTAGTGGAATGTCATGTCCACAACTTCTAGAATCATATTGATTGTTATATTTTATGAAAAATGTAAAGGAAAACAAGAGATCAAATGACTGCCACTACATATTTTCTTTTAAAGAAAACATAATAATAACGCAAAAAATAGTCAAAACCTATAACAACATACAGAATCGCCTATATCTTCCTTTTGATGCAAAGTTCCTGTTAGCCTACATATCCATAATGAAATTGTTACTATGTGTCTGCAATCATATAACATCACACTGATATTGATAAGTCTGTAATAAAGAAAAATGTAAATCTATACCTATATATAAATGGATATCCTTTGCAATACCTGAtaaattattttttcaattttttttcgTAGAATTGATAAATATATGTTAAATTGTAATTAAAACAttttattcaatttaaaatatttataatacAATTAAAATTAACGTATTATTAGTAAAGACAAATAATACTTTATGGGTCATATTAACCGGTGTCCCACGACGGATTAAGAATTATAAATAAAAGATTATATATTTCAGTACATTGAATAGACACGATattcttaaaaaaaattaattaatctgttatatatgatatatatatatattatatatatatatatatatatatatatatatatactatatatatatatatatatatatatatatatatatatatctataactatatataaaggggatagGTGATTTTGGTATGGCCTTTATTTCTTCCACAAATACCCTCACTTAACTTCTTCTTTTATATTTggtttattattttaaaaataacttcttttttatattttttattatttaaaaataataataattaaaataaaaaagaattaaCACATAATGGCCGTAGGGCAGTTGTAACCTCAAATAACTTCCTAATTCCTATTTAACATTTCAATTTTTTGGTTATTGTAATTTTATATAACTTTTTTGTAACTATATATTTTTGTACTGATTAAAATATTTAGTCTAAACATTTATTAACTATTTAGTCTAAACATTTATTAATTAGTATAAAATATTATTTAGTctaatatttccaaaaattatttattgtattttttctTCCAATTAATAATGTTTAGACTAAATAATATTTCTTTTCCATTAAAATATTTATTGTACTGGTATGGTTATgtattttatttaatatatttgagaatatttttttatttatacTAATTAAAGAGAGGGAAAAAtattaaaagagaaaaatatttattgtatttttcttccaattttatcCTTTATCAATTGTTACAATTACTAtcaattattaaattaaaaaaaaatacaaaaaaaactcatttATTAATTATGTAACCTCCATGAACACATCAAATAACTTCCTCCAACACATCAACTATACTAAATAACTTCCTCCTACACCACTATATATGATAACTGCATATTTCAAAATAAGAAcatttctttctttctctctctttctttctctctccACACCAAGTTAGGAGAAAAATTCATAACCATACCAACCCCATATTTGCCTCCTTCCTCTTTTACTATATCTCTCTCTTCCATAACCAAATCATTTTCTCAAATTCATTTTGAATAAGAGGTACGagtgtgtttgaaatgaattgaATCTTAATTTTAGTGGATCGCTTCTACGAAAATTGTTCATTGATTTAACTTTTTGATATATGGAGGATTATGTGGTTTAGGTTTTGATTTCTATTACTCTTTTTCTGTGTTTTATCACTTACTTAATTTGGCCTAAAACGGATTGCAGTGTTTGTTTGAATGGATAGATTGAGTGATGGGTGTTATAGTAAGATGTGTGAGGTTAGAGATAGTTGTTCTTATTGTCTAAGGTGAAACACAGTGATGTATTTCTAAATATGAAGGATATGTCATCAGATCAACTTCCATTGTTGAATTTTTGACTTAATTAATGGTAATTGTGAAAGACGCAGAAATCAATTGAATATTCATGTAGCTTTTTATAAGGACTGAAGTTATACTATGGATATTTTGTTGCAAAAAAATGTCATGGATTTTGTAAAATGTGATATCTTTTTGTCATaatcttgatctgattataattATAAGGATTCATTGTAGGTCTATTTTTTATGTCCTTAACTGACTTGCTCAATATTTATCTGTTGCAGGGAGATGTTTTGAAAGTGAAAGTAAACAAATTAATATCAATAAAGACCCAACTCCCATACTCATATTATTCACTTCCTTATCCTGCACCCAAAAAAATACAAGATAGTGAAGAAAATCTTTGGGAAGTGCTTCGCGTTGACCGTATTGAAAATTCACTCTATGTGGTCAGTTTCACATGTTAATTCTTGAATCTTTATCAATTTATAAGAAAGGAATTCTTAATGAAATATATAGCTTTGGAAACATTTAACCTCGAATTGGTTAGCCACCATGTTGGAAGGGTAGTTAGTTAATGGATAATCACtctttaattaatttaattaatttatttaattgatttagTGGATTGTCATGTCCACAGCTTCTAGAATCATATTGGTTGTTATATTTTATGAAAAATGTAAAGGAAAACAAGAGATCAAATGACTGCCACTACATATTTTCTTTTAAAGAAAACATAATAATAACGCAAAAAATAGTCAAAACCTATAACAACATACAGAATCGCCTATATCTTCCGTTGATGCAAAGTTCCTGTTAGCCTACATATCCATAATGAAATTGTTACTATGTGTCTGCAACCATATAACATCACACTGATATTCACAAGTCTGTAATAAAGAAAAATGTAAATCTATACCTATATAAAATGGATATCCTTTGCAATACCTGAtaaattattttttcaattttttttcgTAGAATTGATAAATATATGTTAAATTGTAATTAAAACAttttattcaatttaaaatatttataatacAATTAAAATTAACGTATTATTAGTAAAGACAATAATACTTTATGGGTCATATTAACCGGTGTCCCACGACGGATTAAGAATTATAAATAAAAGAATATTATAAGTTCAGTACATTGAATAGACACGATattcttaaaaaaaattaattctgttatatatatatagtatatattatatatagataatatatatatatatatatatatatatataatataatatatatatatatatatatatatattagaaaaaaacatatatttttaattttttaaaaacGGTTCAACTTACTTTTTAATGAATTTCTTAACTAATGCCCCTTATTAGCATTTCCCACACTTTATAATTGAAAAATATATATTATGTTGTTCTTATTCGATTAGCTCATAGTGTAGTGATTGAGAATGTTTAGTACTTGGGGTCTGTATTGTGAAGATCTATTTGGGGTCTGTGTAGTGATTGAGAATGTTTAGTTGTTTAGTTGTTGGGGTCTGTATTAGCTATTATCAATTGGAATAAAATTTGGTGCCTTGCCTTTgttaaaaaaaaatcaatataaAAGATAAACATTATATAAACTTTCCGATAAAATTACAGAATAAATGTAATGGATTCTTAAATTTCTGTCTCAAAACAATTATACTATATAATATGTAAAAAAAACAATTATGAAAAAATCCagttatattttattttgttagAACATTAAATTAAAGAATGAAAATACTcatctaaaattttaaaaatcataatcaaccaaataataataaataaataaattattcaGATGTAATGGccaatttttttttattgttgtCGTCATTCATATATCCGGAATTCATTATTACCTGCATTTTGATTATTCTATGTAGTTTTCCCATCATTTAAACTattttatttacaattttgtaTAATCAATTTTGTGATATgctttttcatatttattttGCATTGCATTTTGACTTTGTTCTCTCTTATAgaatacaattttttttaattttaattttacggtaaagatgaagatgaaataaatatttttgaTACTGTGTAATATTTATGCATCTAAATATGAAAATAATTACCAAGTACATAGTATGAAAATAATTACCAAGTACacaattttttaattatattgtgttatttatttaaaaagaacTAACTAAAGATAAATTATGCCATCTATATATAGGTATAGATAACTTATAACATGcataattaattttatttagtCTATAATATGTAGTGATTGAAGAAGAAAATTTATATCAAATCATCTTCTGATGATATATCAGTTTTCGATCAATTGTTTTTGTAGAGGATTCGGTATAGTTTCCAGTTGACAATTACATtaataaaatggaaaataataTCCGTCAAATATCAAGTCAACAACAGAGGTCAAGAAGGGCCGAAAATGAAAGGAAGAGGAGACAAAATATGAGCAACGAGCAGAGAGAAAACAATTTGTCAAGACGACGTGAAAATTATAGGCGGCGAAAAGAGCAAGAGAAACAAGCTCAAACATCTCGCCATATAAACAGTCAGTCGAGAGTTCCATTTCAAAATTTTACAAATATGACTTTTCCAAGATCACACTTTCAAGGAACTCATGACAGTGAAGCCGGTCCAAGTAGAATTACACATGTTAATAATGTTGCACCTGGTTGGTGAtgatcaatatatatatatatatattatacgTTATATTTCATAATTTTGTTCGCTTTCGCCATATCTTATTCTATGTATTTAAACCCGCAGATCGTAATTGTACATCACCTAATCAACAAAACATCACGAGTCAATCCGATACAGGTATAAGTGATATAGTTCTAAGTATGCGAGTATTAATTTTTACAAATgtatatatattaattattatttttgtatcAGATGATATGGATGTTGACGAAGCTTTAGAGGATGCAGTAATATCATATGTTAACATGGATGCCAGAGAAAATGGTGCATTATCACGTCGTCCTCAAGGTATGTTCGTAAAAATTTTGCTTCAAATAAATGTAGCATTTGCTCATGTGACGTAAAATTTCAAATCATGcaatattaaaatataataattgaGGCATCTTgcatatattttttatttgtattttagATTTTAGATAATATTTAGTAATCAATATCAAACTCCTGCCTGTAGAATCAGGACATGCTTTTCGAGCAAAGCACAATATTGCTcgaaatttcaaaaataatatGATGATGGCAAAAGCCCGGTTGCCTCATCCATTTACCTGTAGACACTGCAATGCAAGATTGTTTCATCATGAATCACGTGATACGTGTTGTAATGGTGGAAATGTATCATTCTCACGAGTTGATGCTCCTATAGTATTGCAACAATTATTTTTGGATAGTTCAGCTGAAGGAAAACATTTTAGGCAACATATTCGAAGTTATAACCATGTGGTTTCATTCACTTCAATTGGTGTTCATGTTGATGAGAATATTCTTGCATCTGGTCGTGGTATATACACATTTCGTGCTCAAGGTGTTTTTTACCATAACATAGGAGGTTTCTATCCAAATGAGGGTGTCAGACCGCGTTTCTTACAACTATACATCTACGACACCGATAACGAGCTACATAATAGAATGCAGGAAAATCCACGGCTGCACCAAAATATAGTTCACAAATTACAGAAAATGCTCCATCAGTTTAATCCTTTTGTAATTAGGTTCAAGCAACTTTCAATACTTCCAAATATCAGTGAATGTAGCCTCATACTTAAAGAGCGTCCACGTAATCACCATCAATACAATCTTCCAACTGCTGAACAAGTTGCGGCAATTATTGTTGGATGTGATACAGATTCGATGGATTATGGAAGGGATATTAATGTCATTCGTTGTGATGGAAATCTCAAGAAAGTTCAAGAGACAAAGGGATATTATGATCCTTTGCAATACCCTGTATTGTTTCCATTTGGGACGCATGGTTGGGACATCAACACAACAAATTGCAATGGACGAAGAGTGTCATGTCGAGCATATTACAGTTACATGCTTCAGGTAAATTTGGATTAATTTTAGTAGATAATCTACTTAGCTAAGCGTTGTTTAAAAAACTTTACATTTAACACCGACATTTTTTTCAATCAACTGTAGATTCGCCCAAATGATCAATCAATGTTGTTAAATGCGGGTCGACTGTTGCAACAATATGTTGTAGACAAttatgtcaaaattgaatcagGAAGATTAAGGTGGATTAAAGAGCACCAAAGTGATATACGTTCTGAATTGTACCAAGGTTTACATGATGCTTTGCATGTTGGTGAAACTAATGCAGGTACAAATTCATATAGCATAAATATACAGTTTTGGATTAATAATTAGTTGTACTTCTAATGCTAATAATTCATATATTCTAATACTAATGCATTTCATGAATCATCGTAGAGAACATTGGAAAAAGAACAATATTGCCATCATCATTTATTGGCAGTCGTCGAGACATGACACAACGTTATGAAGATGGCATGGCTATTGTTCTTAATGGCGGTAAACCAGATATTTTTCTAACAATGACATGCAATCCTTCTTGGAGTGAGATAACATCAGAACTTTTGCCTTTTCAAACACCACAAGATCGTCCAGATTTGCTAACAAGAATATTTCGTTCGAAATTTGAGAAATTGAAGGATGATGTTATTAATAAAGGAGTCTTGGGTAAAGTTAAAAGCTACATGTATGTCACTGAATTTCAAAAGCGAGGACTGCCGCATGTGCATATGTTATTGGTCTTAGAAAGTAACGATAAGTTGCGTGACCCAAAAGATTATGATAGTATGGTAAGAGCAGAAATACCTAAATTAGAATGTGAACCACAGTTGCATGAAGCTGTTGTAAGACATATGATCCACGGACCTTGCGGCATAATCAACCGAAAGTCTCCATGTATGAAAGACGGACATTGTAAAAAAAGGTATCCCAAACAGTTCTTGGATGAAACACGTCAAGGCACTGACTCATATCCCGAGTATAGGAGAAGGTTTGATGAGTCTGTATCGTTAGGTAGAGATAAGTCTATCGATAATAGATGGGTGGTTCCTTATAACCCTTGGTTACTGTTAAAGTATGACTGTCACATCAATGTAGAGATTTGCAGTAGCATTAAAAGTATCAAGTATCTATACAAATATGTGTACAAGGGCCCTGATCGTGTGGCTATGGAGGTTCATAAAGGATCATACATGGATGAAGTTCAGCAATATGTTGATGCAAGATGGATTTGTGCTCCCGAGGCATTATGGAAAATATTTCGATTCACTCTTTACCGATTATATCCTTCGGTTGAAAGATTGCAGATCCACTTGCCGAACCGCCATCAAGTGTGCCTTTATGATCATCAACAAATTGCAGATGTGTTAAATAATGAACGCAACTCCAAAACAATGCTCACACAATTTTTTGCATTGAATCTACGAGATCCACAAGCAAGAAAGTATTTGTATAGAGAGATTCCAGAGCATTATTGTTGGAACAAGCGGGATATGGAATGGCATCGTAGGCGATCAACAAGAAAAGTTATCGGGAGAATCTATACGGTATCACCTTCGGAGGGAGATAAGTTTTACTTGCGACTGTTGTTATCGCATGTCATAGGTCCAACCAGTTGGGAATATCTTCTTACAAATAATGGCATGACTTTCAGTACATTCAAAAAATCAGCCGAGGATAGGGGATTTCTAGAGACTGATCATAGTATTCGTGATTGTTTGGTTGAGGCTACGAGTCTCCGAATGCCATATGCTTTACGAAGGTTATTCGTGACGATTTTAATATTTTGTGAACCTACTGATGTTAGAGGCCTTTGGAATGAGTTTTTTACACATATGGTAGAGGATTATCAAACAGCTAACAATGTTGTGGAATCAAACTTAACTAATATGTTGTTGAAGAACTTGAATGAACTTTTAAACCTGCACGGTAAAAAGATTGATGATTATGATCTCCCATCTTTACCCCCTAATACAATAGACAGAGGTGCAGTTCCAAGTATCATACAAGAGGAGTTAGCGATCAATATCCCCAATGAAGATATTGAATCTATTGCTAAGTTAAATAATGATCAAATGATTGCATTCAACACCATTATGAATGTAATTGTTCAAAAACACAGTGGGGTATTTTTGTTGATGGTCCAGGAGGAACAGGTAAAACATTCCTTTATAGAACATTAATGGCAAGTTTAAGAAGTAAAGGAGAAATTGTCTTAGCAACTGCATCATCTGGTATAGCTGCAACATTGTTACCCGATGGTAGGACTGCACACTCTCGATTTAAGATACCTATTGATATTCAACCGAGTTCCATTTGTGGTATTGAAAAGCAAAAGGATCTTGCAAATCTCATTAGAGTTGCTGCCGCAATAATTTGGGATGAAGCACCAATGACAAACAAAAATTGTTTGGAAGCCTTAGATCGATCATTACAAGACATTTGTAGCAACAGTGCTCCATTTGGTGGAAAAGTTCTGAtcatggggggggggggggggggggggattttCGTCAAGTTCTTCCTGTTGTAAGAAAAGGTACTAAGGCACAAATGATTTCAGCGTCTATTGTTCAGTCTCATTTATGGATTCATACCAAGATTTTGCATTTGCGTCAAAATATGCGATCATTGCATGATCAAGAGTTTGCAGAATTTCTTATTCGCATTGGTGATGGTGTCGAACCTACCAAACCAGATGACATGGTGAGGTTACCTTTACATATTGCAATCCCATGGGAAGGTGAACATTCCATACAAGTACTTATCCAACATATTTTTCCTGATCTAGAATTGCATGGTTGGGATGCCCCATATATGGTACAAAGAGCTATTTTGACACCAACAAATGATGATGTCCAGAAATTGAATGATATGATTATCGATCAGTTTCCAGGAGAAGAACATAATTTGTTATCGTTTGACGAGGTTGAAGGAGATAATCATAATTTATACCAGCAAGAATTCTTAAACTCAATTGCACAAGGTAGTTTGCCACCTCATATTCTAAAGATAAAAAGGGTGCACCATTGATGTTGTTACGAAATCTAGATCCTAGATATGGATTGTGTAATGGGACCCGGTTATTATGTCGTGGTTTATTTATGAATATGTTGGATGTGGAAATCCTGACAGGAATCAACGCAGGAAAACGTGCTTTTTTGCctagaattaaaataaaaacatctGCAAGTGATGGACTgccttttgtccttagtagaAAGCAGTTTCCTGTGCGACTAAGTTTTGCAATTACAATAAATAAATCACAAGGACAAACCATTCCAAATGTTGGAATATATCTTCCACGACATGTTTTTAGTCACGGACAGTTATATGTGGCTTTATCCAGGGGTGTTTCACAGACTACAACAAGAGTTTTAACCAGGGAAGGAAAATTGAAAGGAGAAGATGGTGACTACACAAAAAATGTAGTCTACAAACAAATTCTTTTATCGCACTCGCAGGTATTTATTAAGTACAATGAAAAAATTGCTCACACGTTGATTCCCATTTTGGTTACACGACATACCAAGCTTATATTGTATTATTTATATCATAGATAGATAATAACTAAATATAATTTTCTTTTGCTTTAATATACAGCCAAACTAGAACACGATGAAATCTTCCAATTATGTAGGGAGTTGAGACGAAAGAATGTTGAAACTTGCTTCGACATGAAAGTAAGTTATACttaa is a window of Lathyrus oleraceus cultivar Zhongwan6 chromosome 6, CAAS_Psat_ZW6_1.0, whole genome shotgun sequence DNA encoding:
- the LOC127095702 gene encoding uncharacterized protein LOC127095702 yields the protein MTFPRSHFQGTHDSEAGPSRITHVNNVAPDRNCTSPNQQNITSQSDTDDMDVDEALEDAVISYVNMDARENGALSRRPQESGHAFRAKHNIARNFKNNMMMAKARLPHPFTCRHCNARLFHHESRDTCCNGGNVSFSRVDAPIVLQQLFLDSSAEGKHFRQHIRSYNHVVSFTSIGVHVDENILASGRGIYTFRAQGVFYHNIGGFYPNEGVRPRFLQLYIYDTDNELHNRMQENPRLHQNIVHKLQKMLHQFNPFVIRFKQLSILPNISECSLILKERPRNHHQYNLPTAEQVAAIIVGCDTDSMDYGRDINVIRCDGNLKKVQETKGYYDPLQYPVLFPFGTHGWDINTTNCNGRRVSCRAYYSYMLQIRPNDQSMLLNAGRLLQQYVVDNYVKIESGRLRWIKEHQSDIRSELYQGLHDALHVGETNAENIGKRTILPSSFIGSRRDMTQRYEDGMAIVLNGGKPDIFLTMTCNPSWSEITSELLPFQTPQDRPDLLTRIFRSKFEKLKDDVINKGVLGKVKSYMYVTEFQKRGLPHVHMLLVLESNDKLRDPKDYDSMVRAEIPKLECEPQLHEAVVRHMIHGPCGIINRKSPCMKDGHCKKRYPKQFLDETRQGTDSYPEYRRRFDESVSLGRDKSIDNRWVVPYNPWLLLKYDCHINVEICSSIKSIKYLYKYVYKGPDRVAMEVHKGSYMDEVQQYVDARWICAPEALWKIFRFTLYRLYPSVERLQIHLPNRHQVCLYDHQQIADVLNNERNSKTMLTQFFALNLRDPQARKYLYREIPEHYCWNKRDMEWHRRRSTRKVIGRIYTVSPSEGDKFYLRLLLSHVIGPTSWEYLLTNNGMTFSTFKKSAEDRGFLETDHSIRDCLVEATSLRMPYALRRLFVTILIFCEPTDVRGLWNEFFTHMVEDYQTANNVVESNLTNMLLKNLNELLNLHGKKIDDYDLPSLPPNTIDRGAVPSIIQEELAINIPNEDIESIAKLNNDQMIAFNTIMNVIVQKHSGVFLLMVQEEQVKHSFIEH
- the LOC127095703 gene encoding uncharacterized protein LOC127095703, encoding MASLRSKGEIVLATASSGIAATLLPDGRTAHSRFKIPIDIQPSSICGIEKQKDLANLIRVAAAIIWDEAPMTNKNCLEALDRSLQDICSNSAPFGGKILHLRQNMRSLHDQEFAEFLIRIGDGVEPTKPDDMVRLPLHIAIPWEGEHSIQVLIQHIFPDLELHGWDAPYMVQRAILTPTNDDVQKLNDMIIDQFPGEEHNLLSFDEVEGDNHNLYQQEFLNSIAQGINAGKRAFLPRIKIKTSASDGLPFVLSRKQFPVRLSFAITINKSQGQTIPNVGIYLPRHVFSHGQLYVALSRGVSQTTTRVLTREGKLKGEDAKLEHDEIFQLCRELRRKNVETCFDMKITDFEDKWNTWKDEQSISSIGKLDNKINPGNSETSHNCCSTKSRLKQSISILQFFKSQERIDKGMYEELIRIFIREKENTSNRDFMFGIPLKERH